Proteins from a genomic interval of Coccinella septempunctata chromosome 2, icCocSept1.1, whole genome shotgun sequence:
- the LOC123307763 gene encoding zinc finger protein 64-like, with product MNMLRRHIDTVHLNIKKHKCTSCEYAASQKTHLEIHVKSVHLNIKKHECSLCDYSAGQKMHLQVHMKSVHLNIKDHKCSLCEYVASQKTNLEVHVKTVHLNIKEYKCSLCEYAASRKEQLEVHMKSVHLKIKEHKCHKCDFATNKTNTLHRHIDAVHLNIKKYNCHLCEYAAGKKDNLDAHIKFVHLRIKNHKCHLCEYAATSKRNLDNHIKSLHLKIKDHKCHLCEYNTSVKSQLQRHIDCVHLNLKKHKCPLCDYAANEKRIIQRHVKSVHLKTKDFKCQLCEYVTSTKINLQNHIKKKHHTTQVT from the coding sequence ATGAATATGCTTCGAAGGCATATTGATactgttcatttgaatatcaagaAGCATAAGTGTACCTCATGTGAATACGCTGCGAGTCAAAAAACGCACCTTGAAATTCAtgtaaaatctgttcatttaaaTATCAAGAAACATGAGTGTTCCTTATGTGATTACTCTGCTGGTCAAAAAATGCACCTCCAAGTTCATatgaaatctgttcatttgaatatcaagGATCATAAATGTTCCCTATGTGAATATGTTGCAAGTCAAAAAACAAACCTCGAAGTTCATGTGAAAactgttcatttgaatatcaagGAATATAAATGTtccttatgtgaatatgctgccaGTCGAAAAGAGCAACTCGAAGTTCATatgaaatctgttcatttaaaaattaaggaacacaagTGTCATAAATGTGATTTTGCTACAAACAAAACAAATACGCTTCACAGGCATATCGACGCCGTTCACTTGAATATCAAGAAATACAATTGCCACTTGTGTGAATACGCTGCGGGTAAAAAAGATAACCTTGATGCACACATAAAATTTGTTCATTTAAGAATCAAGAAccacaagtgtcatctatgtgagTATGCTGCGACTTCTAAAAGGAACCTCGACAATCACATAAAATCTcttcatttgaaaatcaaggatcACAAATGTCACCTATGTGAATATAATACAAGTGTCAAGTCTCAACTTCAAAGGCATATTGACTGTGTtcatttgaatttgaagaaacacAAATGTCCCCTATGCGATTATGCAGCCAATGAGAAACGTATCATCCAACGACATGTAaagtctgttcatttgaaaaccaAGGATTTCAAGTGTCAGCTGTGTGAATATGTTACAAGTACGAAAATAAATCTTCAAAACCATATAAAAAAGAAACACCACACAACTCAGGTCACATAA
- the LOC123306846 gene encoding E3 ubiquitin-protein ligase siah2-like yields MEKIQQILKQQNNVEDSPLKCAVCKHYLSISPIVHNDILGSICGRDSCKKLAVSEGTNYRQKAYEELAKVLEFPCMYEENGCKEVLPWNEIGEHEIICEFLKFCCPFSTDHFEDEEKICTWEGNTTEILCHMEEVHSPHRFENYVQISLEQDIKKNKLLFSRIQDSIVLLLVIIGAESETYWKVWTVPEIWKNLNYKIEIS; encoded by the coding sequence ATGGAAAAAATACAGCAAAttttgaaacaacaaaataatgtAGAAGATAGTCCACTGAAATGCGCTGTTTGTAAACATTATTTGTCAATATCGCCTATTGTCCACAATGATATTTTAGGTAGCATTTGCGGACGAGACAGCTGTAAGAAGTTGGCAGTTTCGGAAGGAACAAATTATCGACAAAAAGCCTATGAGGAATTAGCAAAAGTTTTAGAATTTCCATGTATGTACGAAGAAAATGGATGCAAGGAAGTACTTCCTTGGAATGAAATAGGAGaacatgaaataatttgtgaattcCTCAAATTTTGCTGTCCCTTTTCGACCgaccattttgaagatgaagaaaaaatatgtaCATGGGAAGGAAACACAACTGAAATCTTATGTCATATGGAAGAAGTTCACTCGCCACATAGATTCGAAAATTATGTACAGATCAGTCTTGAGCAagatataaagaaaaataaattattgtttTCAAGAATTCAAGATAGTATTGTGTTACTTTTGGTAATTATCGGTGCAGAATCTGAGACTTATTGGAAAGTATGGACAGTTCCAGAAATTTGGAAAAACTTAaattataaaattgaaatttcttga
- the LOC123308689 gene encoding zinc finger transcription factor Trps1-like, whose amino-acid sequence MAEHCNYIKEKVYITCDEVKLEEKSGIVDIFEQYIDEEGVHDREEYIIKNEENDTKPLFEELNANHSSSAILIEEVYSAGEEKYPDKHMQCNHTAKTEVDKKWHVKSPLLNIKNCKCPLCDFETNYKEDLALHIKSVHSSIKCDSCEFVTSEKDNLKQHADSVHFKQRCTDVTIRDNPEDVLKEFSIHEEKTGDWTIESCDWSLVA is encoded by the exons ATGGCTGAACATTGTAATTATATCAAAGAAAAGGTATATATTACCTGTGATGA AGTGAAGCTAGAAGAAAAATCAGGAATCGTGGATATTTTTGAACAATACATAGACGAAGAAGGAGTTCACGATAGAGAAGAATATATAATTAAGAATGAAGAAAATGATACAAAACCCTTATTTGAAGAACTCAATGCAAATCATTCATCATCTGCCATTCTAATCGAAGAAGTTTATTCCGCAGGTGAAGAAAAATATCCTGATAAGCACATGCAGTGTAACCATACTGCCAAAACTGAAGTTGATAAGAAATGGCATGTTAAATCTCCTCTTTTGAATATCAAGAATTGCAAGTGTCCTTTGTGTGATTTTGAGACCAATTACAAAGAAGACCTTGCATTACATATCAAATCTGTTCATTCAAGTATCAAGTGTGACTCATGCGAATTTGTTACGAGTGAGAAAGACAACCTCAAACAGCATGCCGACTCAGTTCATTTTAAACAAagat GTACAGACGTTACAATAAGAGACAACCCTGAGGATGTTTTGAAAGAGTTCTCAATCCATGAGGAGAAGACTGGAGACTGGACCATAGAAAGCTGCGACTGGTCCCTTGTAGCCTAG
- the LOC123308755 gene encoding zinc finger Y-chromosomal protein-like — translation MDMGDIKEEVQIIHDVKLEENLEVFEQFIDENGVHDRREYIIKNEESNINSYIMETYVNQSPASFTKEISGVMNSPINKSECHLVDYCADEEKYLDNTFNSKDDEKLQAELEIIDIFEQFIDKKGVHDREEYIIKNKDSNTNSLATEGIANQSSSPFTKEMPGVLCPAGNKSLPLNSKNQKCVSLEEEKPRVLDPLMNNAETIHLVQYECDNRLPSSEENYLETDIQCDNASSPKDHNKENVKSLHSNINNHKCNLCEFVSTRKDSLQKHVERVHLNIKRHKCHLCDFAASEKIRLNVHIKSVHLKIKEYKCHLCEYAANEKCVIDQHIKMVHLKIKENKCHLCEYVTSRKSTLQKHIESVHLRIKDHKCSLCEFAASLRADLEIHVKSVHLKIKDHRCHLCEYVASRKDTLQNHIDFVHLNIKKHKCDLCEYAASVKKRLEAHVKSVHLKIKKYKCDSCEYAASEKKALKVHVKSVHLQIKKHKCDLCEYAASAKKHLEAHVKSVHLKIKEHKCHLCEYTANEETKLDKHIRTVHLKIKEHKCHLCEFITCRKSYLKKHVDNVHLNIKKHKCDLCEYAAPEKYKLDVHIKIVHLKIKDHRCHLCEYVASRKDTLQNHIDFVHLNIKKHKCDLCEYAASVKKRLEAHVKSVHLKIKKYKCDSCEYAASEKKALKVHVKSVHLQIKKHKCDLCEYAASAKKHLEAHVKSVHLKIKEH, via the exons ATGGATATGGGTGATATCAAAGAAGAGGTGCAAATCATCCACGA tGTGAAGTTAGAAGAGAACTTAGAAGTTTTTGAACAATTTATAGATGAAAATGGAGTTCATGATAGAAGAGAATATATAATTAAGAATGAAGAAAGTAACATAAATTCCTATATTATGGAGACCTACGTAAATCAGTCACCTGCCTCATTCACCAAAGAAATTTCTGGAGTAATGAATTCACCGATCAATAAATCTGAATGTCACCTGGTTGATTATTGTGCAGATGAAGAAAAATATCTCGATAATACCTTCAATTCTAAAGATGACGAGAAACTCCAAGCTGAATTAGAAATCATAGACATTTTTGAACAGTTTATAGACAAAAAAGGAGTTCATGATAGAGAAGAATATATAATTAAGAATAAAGACAGTAACACAAATTCCTTAGCTACAGAAGGTATTGCAAATCAATCATCTTCCCCTTTTACTAAAGAAATGCCTGGAGTACTATGTCCAGCGGGCAATAAATCTCTTCCTTTGAACAGCAAGAATCAAAAGTGTGTCTCTTTGGAAGAAGAAAAGCCTCGAGTATTAGATCCTCTGATGAATAATGCTGAAACAATTCACTTGGTGCAGTATGAATGTGATAACAGACTTCCTTCAAGTGAAGAAAATTATCTTGAAACTGACATACAGTGTGATAATGCTTCTAGTCCTAAAGATCACAATAAAGAAAATGTAAAGTCCCTCCATTCAAATATCAACAATCACAAGTGTAATTTATGTGAATTTGTTTCAACTAGAAAAGACAGCCTTCAAAAGCATGTCGAACGTGTTCATCTAAATATAAAAAGACACAAGTGTCATTTATGTGATTTTGCTGCAAGTGAAAAAATAAGACTGAATGTGCACATAAAATCCGTTCATTTAAAAATCAAGGAATACAAGTGTCACCTGTGCGAATATGCTGCGAATGAAAAATGTGTCAttgatcaacatatcaaaatggttcatttgaaaattaaagaaaacAAGTGTCACCTTTGCGAGTATGTTACAAGCAGAAAAAGTACTCTTCAAAAGCATATTGAATCTGTTCATTTGAGAATTAAGGATCACAAGTGTTCCTTATGTGAATTTGCTGCAAGCTTGAGAGCTGATCTTGAAATACAtgtgaaatctgttcatttgaaaattaaggatcaCAGGTGCCATCTTTGCGAGTACGTTGCTAGTAGAAAAGATactcttcaaaatcatatcGACTTTGTTCACttgaatatcaagaaacacaagtgtgatttatgtgaatatgctgctaGTGTCAAGAAACGCCTTGAAGCACATGTGAAATCTgtacatttgaaaattaagaaatACAAGTGTGACTCATGTGAATATGCTGCCAGTGAAAAAAAGGCACTGAAGGTACATGTGAAATCTGTACATTTGCAAATTAAGAAACACAAGTGTgatttatgtgaatatgctgcgagTGCCAAGAAACACCTTGAAGCACATGTGAAATCTgtacatttgaaaattaaggaacacaagtgtcacttatgtgaatatacTGCAAATGAGGAAACCAAACTTGATAAACACATAAGaacagttcatttgaaaattaaggaacacaagtgtcatctatgtgagTTCATTACGTGTAGAAAAAGTTACCTCAAGAAGCATGTTGACAATGTtcatttaaatataaaaaaacacaaGTGTGACTTATGCGAATATGCTGCACCAGAAAAATATAAACTTGATGTACACATAAAAatagttcatttgaaaattaaggatcaCAGATGCCATCTATGCGAGTACGTTGCTAGTAGAAAAGATactcttcaaaatcatatcGACTTTGTTCACttgaatatcaagaaacacaagtgtgatttatgtgaatatgctgctaGTGTCAAGAAACGCCTTGAAGCACATGTGAAATCTgtacatttgaaaattaagaaatACAAGTGTGACTCATGTGAATATGCTGCCAGTGAAAAAAAGGCACTGAAGGTACATGTGAAATCTGTACATTTGCAAATTAAGAAACACAAGTGTgatttatgtgaatatgctgcgagTGCCAAGAAACACCTTGAAGCACAtgtgaaatctgttcatttgaaaattaaggaacacTAG